CAGTATACGTTTTAATTGAATACTGATCTCATTTTATCATGCATATTTGGTACTTTATTCATTGATTCATATTCCTCTCTACTACTTGGTTTAGGGAAAGATGCAAGTAGATATTTGAGGAGTGTTATAGCAAGGGAATGCCATGGAAAGAAAAGACCAAGAAAgaacagaggggaaaaagatgTTGTGAGAAACAGCTTAGCAGAGCATTTTTAGGGATTGCTATGTGTAGAAGAGGATAGTAAACCTGAGATGTTAAagtagagaaaattaaataaatgagataCTGAAGGGAGTGAAAACAAGGGAAGTTGAAGGTGTACTAGAATACTTGAAGACTTGTGGTATGGTTTATGTTGATTATTGTTAAGATTGATTCATTTTTGTCTTATGAGTAATATCCATAGCACAATAacatttcaatctttttttgtcACACCAGGCTGGAGGGCCAACAGTCAATATCCAGGTTTTGCGGGGCAGAGCCAAGCAGGGCCACCTCAACAGCCCTGGAGCAGACCCAATGACTCCACACCCCCTGGAGCTCCTACTGCACAGTGGAGTCAACCCAGGTTTCCAGGAGCCCAGCCTCAGTTCCCTACTGCAGTGAGTGTAAGTGATGCATTGCTCtgttgtttatttaattattttattttatttatttatttatttatttttttagtatttatttatttattttatttgtttattatttatttatttatttatttatttttgtttatttatttatttatttattattattattattttttttttttgtgtgtgtgtgtgtgtgagagagagagagagagagagagagagagagagatgaatatgttGATAAGTAGCTTGATGATTTTATGAGTTGTAGCTTGAGCTTGTTGTAATAATGTAAATGTATAGAAGCTTCTTTGAGACTGTGGTAGTGTCTTCATTAaagctgtgtgtatgtgcaaCTGTGCTTAATCCCATGTCCTCATTATAGCTTAACTTGAATGTGGTATTTCATGTGATTCCTCTTACTACATTCTAACTCTTTTTCTCCTGTTGGTCATGCAGGGTCGAGGGTGGTCAGGAGGCAGCTTCACCCAGAATGTAGGGCCGCGGGTACAAGGGCCAGGCGCCAAACAGAATTACCTAGTTCCTCCAGGCTCCTCGTTCAAGGTGAGTGTTGCTGCTGGTCAGTCAGAGTCTCAGTTTTGCATAAATATATGTTACTTACGGAATTTATTAAACAGCTGTCATGGTCCACTTTTTatttaacacaaacacacagtttTGATCCACCTATTCACATAAAATTGGTGTTAACCCCTGCCACTCTCTTGCTTCAGTGTGGTGGTCTGTACGGCTACGCTGGGAAGCATCAGTTCCCTCTGGACAGTGTTGAAGCAGTACTGCCGGTGCTAGCTCGAAGGAAACGCATGACTCGCACAGACCTGCCCACGTGTGACCCTTGGAGACTCCTCATGTCCCTCAGGTAAGTTGTAAAGGCAACAAAGATACTtttcttattgtatttatttatctgtttattattaacttttttttaacttcattatttattcaccCATGTGTAGAGAAACTAACTCACAGAAAATTAACACGAACTCCCTTTTCCCTGTCCCCCTGCCTGCTCCTTCCCATGTGACAGGTGTGGGTTGGCGGCTGAGGTGACGTGGGCGCTGGATGTGCTGAACATCTTGTTGTTTGATGACCAGACGGTGGTGTACTTTGGGCTCCACCACATGCCAGGGTTGCTAGAGGCCCTGATTGAACACTTACGTCGTGGTCTCATCAACATGTTTGACATCTGCTCGGAGTTGGAGCTTGGCCGCGATGATGAGGCCACAGGCGCCAACAAGAGGGTCAAGGTACTGTGGACAGTGGGAGTTATTTGGTGTCGTGTGTGGATTCATGGGGGGTGGATCTAGGAGAATTTCCTGAAGTATGAacccaggtctctctctctctctctctctctctctctctctctctctctctctctctctctctctctctctctctctctctctctctctctctctctctctctctctctctctctctctctctctctctctctctctctctctctctctctctctatatatatatatatatatatatatatatatatatatatatatatatatatatatatatatatatatatatatatatatatatatatatatatatatatatatatatatatatatatatatacagtttcTGATGACCTTCTCATAGCCTGTTGATTGTATGTCAGTAGCCCTTGCACATGTGTGCTTGAGTAACTTGTTTTATCATGTTATTGTCATTTATATGTTTGGTCATTATATATCGACAACTCCTGCTATCCAACCAGCCATACATTTTGTTAGCTATTTATACATTGATCCAATAATCTAACCAGCCTTGCACTTTATTAGCCATTTATGTATCCACTCCCTCAGTCATCTTATCACCCTTACATTTTATCATTCACGTTTTCTCTTATCTAGACAGTTCTTACTCTCATTCTGTTTTTGGTTATCTAGAAGTTAAGCCCATCATTTAACTACTCACCTTGTCACTCAATCATTTAATTGCTTGGCCCCATCACTACTCACCTCCTAAACTACCATTCCTTCTCTGCACTCAGGCGGAACAGCACGATCAGTCTGACCGGCCTTGGTACTTGCGGCCTCCACCCTCACCTACCCTTGATCTGGACTTAGGGCGGCTGGAAGATGACGACCCAGCCAACAAAGAGGAGGTGCTGCGTGGCACTGAGGACTTCACCCTCATCACCAAGACTGGCAAGAGCGTCAAATTCGTGCGGCGGGATGGGGAGCTGTTTCTGCGGGAGGGAGTTCGGGAATGGGACAAATGGGAGGGTTTCAGTTCTGGGGTAGATACGTGGTCTGTGGGAGGGGGGGAGTGCACTGCCCACATCATATGCACCATGCAGAGCGCTGTGCCACCTCTGGCTTTCACGCGCCTCCTCCCGGGTAAGGATGGGAAGGTAGATCTTGACCTCCTGCTTCCCCGCatcaaggaagaagtgaaggaagaagtgaaggaggaaaagatggacttgcaggaggagggacctgttaagaaagtgaaggtgagggaggaagcggTGGAGCAGGATCAGGAGCAAGAtcaggaagataaggagaaaatggaggtggTACGGGtgaaagaagaaccagaggaCCAGCCACCAGAGGAGatggagacagaggaagaggaggcttctacaaccaccaacagcactccaaagccacctccacctcctcctcccttaacaAAAAAGGACCGTGTGGCAGACCTGCTggcagaaatgaaggagaagcgGGTGGTCAAGATGGAGGACCTGGCCAGGGAGAAATGTGACAACTCCAAAGACAACAAAGCCACCTTTGGGTCACGGGTCAACCGTGTCAACAACTCTGGCAAGAGCAAGTTGGATGAGATCTTCAAGCGCTTTAGCAAGGAGCCACAGGAGTCTCATGCTGGCGACAACAAAAAGGCTGCAAAGGAGACAAGCAGTAGTAATGGAGGCACTGCAGCCAAAAAAGATAGTGAGCCTCTGTCAGCACAATCTCAGCCACCATCACAACAGCAACCACAGCCAGAGCaggacagcagcagtagtaacaacaacaacaacagcagtaacaacaataataacagcaccaccaacaacaacagcagcagtagcagtagtagtagtattggtggaaCAGCTGCAGTGGTGAAGCAGGAGCAGGTAAACAGTGAGCCATCTTTGGGAGAGAAGAGGCCTGAGGAGCAGCCAGTGAGTGTGCTGGCCAAGCGGTCAGCCCCCAAGGAACGGCTGGAGAGGCGGGAAAGTGGCAGCTCGAGGAGAGATAGTGGCTGTTTCAAGCGACCGCACGAGGACCTTGAGGAGGAGTCGTGGAGTCCAGACGAGGCCTCACTGAGTACCACAACAGAGGGGCAAGACTGGCTGGCACGTCGCGTCATCTGCGTAGGCACCGTGATACGCAACCTCTCCTTCATCCCAGGCAATGAGGACATCATGAGTAAGTCTGCATCACTGCTGGCACTGCTTGGCAAGACCATCCTCCTTCACCATGACCACCCACGCCGTACCCCCTCCACTGCACATTATGACCGTGATGAGGAGGCCGACTTGAGTGACTGGTGTAGCTCTCTGGCCCCCGACACACACTGGTGGTGGCCGTACCTCCACCATGTACATGAGAACACACTGGTCACTCTTGCCAACATGGCTGGCAATCTCGACCTCTCAGTGTATCCTGAGGAGATATCCCGCCCTCTGTTGAATGGCCTTTTGCACTGGGCCACGTGTCCTGCCTCTTATGGCCAGGATCCCTTCCTGGCTGGTGGCACCTCCCCTCAATCGTCCCTCTCTCCACAGCGGCTGGCCCTCGAGGCACTAGTGAAGCTTTGTGTGCTGGACCAGAACACTGACCTGGTGCTGGCCACACCGCCCTTCACACGTCTTGATAACCTGTGCGGCCAGCTGACCCGCTTCATGTGTCGCGGTGAAGACCAAGTGCTGCGAGAATTCTCCATCAACTTGCTGCACTATTTCTCAGCGGCGGATTCTGGCGTTGCGCGCGTCATCGCCATGCAGAACGGGTGCGTGTCTCTGCTGGTGGCCTTCATTGAGGAGGCAGAGGCAGCGGCCATGAATGTGGCCAATGTGCAGGGGGTGAGTGCCCTCAAGGAGAACCCAGAGCTGATGGGCACCAGTCTGGACATGGTGCGACGCTCTGCCAACACACTGGTGCACCTCTCACGGGTGCCAGCCAATGCACGGGTCATCTCCGGCACTGAGAACCGCCTCCTCACGCTGGTCATGAGCCAAATCCTTGACACCTATGTGGCCTCCCAGCTATCCCAGGTGCTCTTCAACGTGGCTCACTTGCAGGGTGAGGTCTCTgatgcctctccctccccatcccctccctcctcccccacctctgcACAGGTCTCAGATGCCTCAAGCAcagccactctccctccccttccactaCCCCTTCCCATCCCCATGTCTGCCCTCCCCGCAGTGTCTCTCCCAGTTCCGCCTCCCATTGCAGCCCCAGTAGCCACTCCAGCTCCTGCCCCAGCAGCTGCTGCTACCCCTGCTAGTgcccccgccaccaccagtcCTGCCCCAACCACTGGCCTCACCacagctactacaactacaactccGACCTCCATCCCAGCCTTAACCTCCACCTCAGcccctacaaccaccaccaccaccacaaccacaaccccaACTCCTGCCACAGCTCCAGATGCCCCTACAGATCCTAAGTCCCCTGCTGCTGATGCCCCAAGTAACTCCAGCCCAGCTTCAACCCCTGCTGCTACCCCAGTGCCAGCCACCAATCCAGTGCCCTCCTCCCCTACCCCTGCCCAAGCCCCTGCCCCAACCCCGGCTTCAGCTCCGGTGGTAAATCACGACTCTGCAACTCCAGCTGAGTCTGAGAAAAGCAGCAACGCGTCAGGGAGCCCCGGCCCAGagcccacaaccaccaccaccaccaccaccaccaccaccactactcagtccccctcctcacccaccaccactactacttctaccactaacaccaccacacactccaccttatcctccaccactaccaccaccatcgctacaaccaccacagccaccaccaccaccaccaccaccaccacgacccccTCACTTCCCACAGCATCATTAAGCTTAGGTAAACACTCCAGCTTATCTCCTTCCCCCAaccctgctccctccctccacctgacCTCCCAGATGGCCCCCCTCCCCGTCAAGGCCCCCTCTGCTCCCCCCACACAAACCACAAATTCTGAGTCGACCTCAAAGTGCGAGtccctggcggcggcggcgacggtggAGCCCCCTGCAGCCAACTCCTCATCTTAGTAGCGGGCGGGGCCGCCTCTCAGCCGCGTGTGGTACAAACAGTGTGGTGGGGGAGCCGCCCCCCAGGGTCCCTCCCGGTCCTAGTGTCTCAGCCGGACCCTGGACGGACCACCTCAGTGATATCGAGTCCTACCAGACATTAGGACTCTCAGTGTTGTGTACAGTACATAAAGTAAGATGATGTGTGTCCTGCTGTAAGCAGTGTCTGTGAATTATTCTAAAAGTGCGAATGTAGCCAGCAAACAAGTCTGTGAAAGTCTGTGTATTTGTACTTTTCAATGTACAGAAGTCTGTACTCATCTCAGCTGTATTtcttggatttaaagaaagttgTAGAAAGAAAGTATTCAGAGAAGCAGCCTTTCTTTACCCTGGCCAAGGTGCGGCCATCAGAGGCTTGTGTGGCTTGAAGGGGCGTTGACGGTGAGCCTGACGCATTAGTCGTCCACCACAAATATATTCACTACCTACACCACTGACAACACCTCACCCTCACACCACATCCATTTCACAGCCCTATGCAGTTTACATAATTATATAATTGTATGCTGGGATTCTTGGTAATTGCAGTTATTTACGCACCTGTGGGAGGGAATGCAACCTAGCTCAACTTATAGTCAAAGGGAATTGAAGAGATTGATATAGCAAGCTGATGTGGACTCGTAGTGTCTGTTTACACATTTTTATGTAAACTCTTCTATAAGTAATGTTTTTTAtgcacattgttttttttttttttttttatgcaggaggggcaactggccaaaggaaaaaaaaaaaaggcccattgggttgccagttcccttaaaggtcaAGCGAGTTATCCAAAACTCAGGGACGATGTCTCGAagcctctctcttaaaagaagggAAGTCGtagagatggaaatacagaaacaggcaagattaccagagaaagatatgaatgattgagaatactagttaactcttaaATTAGAGAACTGGACAgtataggggtgagaggaagaaggaagccttgtgcagcaaagccgcaggaggatgggagacatgcagttaacaagatcagtagagcagttagcatgagaATAGCGAttaaagataacaagagatgcaacattccggcggtgagaaagaggctgaagacagtcagaggagagttAACGAGACGAAaaccttttgattccatcctatctaataaaacagtgGAACCTTCCGAAACAtgtccatacaaggacggataaggcccctgtacagagttaagttggaggggcgagaaaactggcggagacacctcgGAACGTCCAACTTCACAGAAGCTGTTTTTagtaagatgtgaagtttccagtttagattatgagtaaaagacagaccGATGAAGTTCAATGTAGATGGGCACATCATAATTCATATTATGATTTCATGGCTTGTTGAGTGGTTTTCAAtttgaaaaatggaagaatgacGCTGTAAATCTGCTGGACTTCCCAGCGCTTAAAGGACGTGGGGCGCTGCCAGTCTAGTGCCCTTGAGGCTTGACACCTGATTGACCTGAATCTTTCAGTTCATTCCATTTCCATACTGGCCATGGGTCAACTCAAGTCACTCCGGGATCGAGGTGGCGACAGCGCGTAAAGTAAAGCCAACGCCTAAATGTTAGGTTGTTTCCATCTattataatcagagagagagagagagagagagagagagagaacgcgttAGACAAGTAAGTTCAAGTTTCTGTGCAAAGCAATGACTGAAGCATTAGATAGTAACAGTGCATGATCTTAATTTATGACATGTGAATGACAATGATGACgagactttcttttttataacgtCATAGGAATGCAAAATAAGTATATCacgtaaagaagagaaaagagaaaagttatcTTTTGAGTGATTCTGGTGAATTAGTACAGGTTGAGTAGATTCAGCCCCAACGAATCGAATaaaacattaagaagggtttgaAGTTCCTGATTTAGCTCCATATATTTGTTTCTTCTGGAACAATGTAATTGTAGTTTAGAGTAAGGATTATTTTACAGTTCCTTAGCTTTGGTCTAGTCTGCATGATATAATATATaaagttgaaagagagagagagagagacccctcgGTCACCGTAGtgtggtggttagcacgctcggctcacaaccgagaaggcacgggttcgaatcacgCAAGTGGCGAGGCAtgtgggcgagcctcttaatgtgtagctcctgttcacctagcagtaaataggtacgggatgtaactcgggtGGTTGTGACCTCGCCGTCTCGATGTGTGTTGAGATGTGTTTGGTGGTCTCAGttctaaccgaagatcggtcagttatgagctctgagctcgttccgtaatagggaagactggctgggtgaccagcaggcgaccggtGAATTTACATCCAGGCAGACAGCATCCCAACTCTACTGCTTCTCTAGTTAATAGTGATTAATAAAATTCATTATGTACATCAACGCCACATTAACAAGAAAAACGGAAGGTAAGCGGTGAGAATGTTTTGGCATACGTGGTGGCAATTTTGCAAGGTatagttcatatatatatatatatatatatatatatgctgacGTCTTATCTTGTTAAAGTTCTATAGCACTGTTTCGATCATGTCAAATGGTTCATTGATTCTAAGTTCGGGTATCAGTGGGACTTGGAAAGCTGGCTGCTGAGTGCGACCCGG
Above is a window of Portunus trituberculatus isolate SZX2019 chromosome 43, ASM1759143v1, whole genome shotgun sequence DNA encoding:
- the LOC123517898 gene encoding trithorax group protein osa-like isoform X3, whose amino-acid sequence is MRVSPAPPLTAGTNPPHPPHSPHMSPAVGGPGSVVMPPHPGSGQSDGRSGNMHTPGYPPGAGPPHMPSGPPTGPHNYSKIGHIPPGAPPGPSYGQPTYQGGHQYPAVRAQGPIMQPYPQNFPPGAPQSSQGSPSPMPPGPQYPPRPPHNNHVPPNAPYGYPFGPQGWGAQGPPGPGMSSSMMPGAPSMAGKGGPVQMPSQVGQPGSSVSGPRPHTPPHTHYLKHMPKYSTYAGPQMYPNGPGMAGLPPGGPNSSRESPQNNMPPPTSTPQPLTPSGAPLDSADHASAPSTALSNSNPPSIGPDGNPVVDEASQQSTVSNNSAASGEDRSVTPKPHKEGPLGGPTMPSGMGSGQHPPSHPPTPINSASSPGAVSMNSQQDEFETVNSPGWPRSPSTQTVYANSQPPPPPDIYRPSKPGENLARLYEMSDSPERRAWLDKLLAFMDDNKTPITACPTISKNPLDLYALYLHVRERGGFVEVTKNKQWKDVAAVMGIGASSSGSYTLRKHYMKHILAYECKFDRGGVDPQPIINQIETAAKKKTTKTISVPSPGSSNSQDSFPPAGSNSSSLDGFTNGPHVTGAPGVPGPYPQYPPSSEYGSHLPQRQPTQATAGYQGYQGGQYHGYQGMQTGYTQPGYPNSGYPPDGRGYPPPGPPNHQGSYQGSYQQPGGYQRPAYTQGQPAFQQDQYPGGYQGGSMYPPQKSGSAPSPGPPGPAGPPANYTTPRRHPDFEKTQPPGWRANSQYPGFAGQSQAGPPQQPWSRPNDSTPPGAPTAQWSQPRFPGAQPQFPTAVSGRGWSGGSFTQNVGPRVQGPGAKQNYLVPPGSSFKCGGLYGYAGKHQFPLDSVEAVLPVLARRKRMTRTDLPTCDPWRLLMSLRCGLAAEVTWALDVLNILLFDDQTVVYFGLHHMPGLLEALIEHLRRGLINMFDICSELELGRDDEATGANKRVKAEQHDQSDRPWYLRPPPSPTLDLDLGRLEDDDPANKEEVLRGTEDFTLITKTGKSVKFVRRDGELFLREGVREWDKWEGFSSGVDTWSVGGGECTAHIICTMQSAVPPLAFTRLLPGKDGKVDLDLLLPRIKEEVKEEVKEEKMDLQEEGPVKKVKVREEAVEQDQEQDQEDKEKMEVVRVKEEPEDQPPEEMETEEEEASTTTNSTPKPPPPPPPLTKKDRVADLLAEMKEKRVVKMEDLAREKCDNSKDNKATFGSRVNRVNNSGKSKLDEIFKRFSKEPQESHAGDNKKAAKETSSSNGGTAAKKDSEPLSAQSQPPSQQQPQPEQDSSSSNNNNNSSNNNNNSTTNNNSSSSSSSSIGGTAAVVKQEQVNSEPSLGEKRPEEQPVSVLAKRSAPKERLERRESGSSRRDSGCFKRPHEDLEEESWSPDEASLSTTTEGQDWLARRVICVGTVIRNLSFIPGNEDIMSKSASLLALLGKTILLHHDHPRRTPSTAHYDRDEEADLSDWCSSLAPDTHWWWPYLHHVHENTLVTLANMAGNLDLSVYPEEISRPLLNGLLHWATCPASYGQDPFLAGGTSPQSSLSPQRLALEALVKLCVLDQNTDLVLATPPFTRLDNLCGQLTRFMCRGEDQVLREFSINLLHYFSAADSGVARVIAMQNGCVSLLVAFIEEAEAAAMNVANVQGVSALKENPELMGTSLDMVRRSANTLVHLSRVPANARVISGTENRLLTLVMSQILDTYVASQLSQVLFNVAHLQGEVSDASPSPSPPSSPTSAQVSDASSTATLPPLPLPLPIPMSALPAVSLPVPPPIAAPVATPAPAPAAAATPASAPATTSPAPTTGLTTATTTTTPTSIPALTSTSAPTTTTTTTTTTPTPATAPDAPTDPKSPAADAPSNSSPASTPAATPVPATNPVPSSPTPAQAPAPTPASAPVVNHDSATPAESEKSSNASGSPGPEPTTTTTTTTTTTTTQSPSSPTTTTTSTTNTTTHSTLSSTTTTTIATTTTATTTTTTTTTTPSLPTASLSLGKHSSLSPSPNPAPSLHLTSQMAPLPVKAPSAPPTQTTNSESTSKCESLAAAATVEPPAANSSS
- the LOC123517898 gene encoding trithorax group protein osa-like isoform X1 encodes the protein MRVSPAPPLTAGTNPPHPPHSPHMSPAVGGPGSVVMPPHPGSGQSDGRSGNMHTPGYPPGAGPPHMPSGPPTGPHNYSKIGHIPPGAPPGPSYGQPTYQGGHQYPAVRAQGPIMQPYPQNFPPGAPQSSQGSPSPMPPGPQYPPRPPHNNHVPPNAPYGYPFGPQGWGAQGPPGPGMSSSMMPGAPSMAGKGGPVQMPSQVGQPGSSVSGPRPHTPPHTHYLKHMPKYSTYAGPQMYPNGPGMAGLPPGGPNSSRESPQNNMPPPTSTPQPLTPSGAPLDSADHASAPSTALSNSNPPSIGPDGNPVVDEASQQSTVSNNSAASGEDRSVTPKPHKEGPLGGPTMPSGMGSGQHPPSHPPTPINSASSPGAVSMNSQQDEFETVNSPGWPRSPSTQTVYANSQPPPPPDIYRPSKPGENLARLYEMSDSPERRAWLDKLLAFMDDNKTPITACPTISKNPLDLYALYLHVRERGGFVEVTKNKQWKDVAAVMGIGASSSGSYTLRKHYMKHILAYECKFDRGGVDPQPIINQIETAAKKKTTKTISVPSPGSSNSQDSFPPAGSNSSSLDGFTNGPHVTGAPGVPGPYPQYPPSSEYGSHLPQRQPTQATAGYQGYQGGQYHGYQGMQTGYTQPGYPNSGYPPDGRGYPPPGPPNHQGSYQGSYQQPGGYQRPAYTQGQPAFQQDQYPGMGTSGSSYGNSQLAKQLLNPPRSAAPIYQGYQGGSMYPPQKSGSAPSPGPPGPAGPPANYTTPRRHPDFEKTQPPGWRANSQYPGFAGQSQAGPPQQPWSRPNDSTPPGAPTAQWSQPRFPGAQPQFPTAVSGRGWSGGSFTQNVGPRVQGPGAKQNYLVPPGSSFKCGGLYGYAGKHQFPLDSVEAVLPVLARRKRMTRTDLPTCDPWRLLMSLRCGLAAEVTWALDVLNILLFDDQTVVYFGLHHMPGLLEALIEHLRRGLINMFDICSELELGRDDEATGANKRVKAEQHDQSDRPWYLRPPPSPTLDLDLGRLEDDDPANKEEVLRGTEDFTLITKTGKSVKFVRRDGELFLREGVREWDKWEGFSSGVDTWSVGGGECTAHIICTMQSAVPPLAFTRLLPGKDGKVDLDLLLPRIKEEVKEEVKEEKMDLQEEGPVKKVKVREEAVEQDQEQDQEDKEKMEVVRVKEEPEDQPPEEMETEEEEASTTTNSTPKPPPPPPPLTKKDRVADLLAEMKEKRVVKMEDLAREKCDNSKDNKATFGSRVNRVNNSGKSKLDEIFKRFSKEPQESHAGDNKKAAKETSSSNGGTAAKKDSEPLSAQSQPPSQQQPQPEQDSSSSNNNNNSSNNNNNSTTNNNSSSSSSSSIGGTAAVVKQEQVNSEPSLGEKRPEEQPVSVLAKRSAPKERLERRESGSSRRDSGCFKRPHEDLEEESWSPDEASLSTTTEGQDWLARRVICVGTVIRNLSFIPGNEDIMSKSASLLALLGKTILLHHDHPRRTPSTAHYDRDEEADLSDWCSSLAPDTHWWWPYLHHVHENTLVTLANMAGNLDLSVYPEEISRPLLNGLLHWATCPASYGQDPFLAGGTSPQSSLSPQRLALEALVKLCVLDQNTDLVLATPPFTRLDNLCGQLTRFMCRGEDQVLREFSINLLHYFSAADSGVARVIAMQNGCVSLLVAFIEEAEAAAMNVANVQGVSALKENPELMGTSLDMVRRSANTLVHLSRVPANARVISGTENRLLTLVMSQILDTYVASQLSQVLFNVAHLQGEVSDASPSPSPPSSPTSAQVSDASSTATLPPLPLPLPIPMSALPAVSLPVPPPIAAPVATPAPAPAAAATPASAPATTSPAPTTGLTTATTTTTPTSIPALTSTSAPTTTTTTTTTTPTPATAPDAPTDPKSPAADAPSNSSPASTPAATPVPATNPVPSSPTPAQAPAPTPASAPVVNHDSATPAESEKSSNASGSPGPEPTTTTTTTTTTTTTQSPSSPTTTTTSTTNTTTHSTLSSTTTTTIATTTTATTTTTTTTTTPSLPTASLSLGKHSSLSPSPNPAPSLHLTSQMAPLPVKAPSAPPTQTTNSESTSKCESLAAAATVEPPAANSSS
- the LOC123517898 gene encoding trithorax group protein osa-like isoform X2, which codes for MRVSPAPPLTAGTNPPHPPHSPHMSPAVGGPGSVVMPPHPGSGQSDGRSGNMHTPGYPPGAGPPHMPSGPPTGPHNYSKIGHIPPGAPPGPSYGQPTYQGGHQYPAVRAQGPIMQPYPQNFPPGAPQSSQGSPSPMPPGPQYPPRPPHNNHVPPNAPYGYPFGPQGWGAQGPPGPGMSSSMMPGAPSMAGKGGPVQMPSQVGQPGSSVSGPRPHTPPHTHYLKHMPKYSTYAGPQMYPNGPGMAGLPPGGPNSSRESPQNNMPPPTSTPQPLTPSGAPLDSADHASAPSTALSNSNPPSIGPDGNPVVDEASQQSTVSNNSAASGEDRSVTPKPHKEGPLGGPTMPSGMGSGQHPPSHPPTPINSASSPGAVSMNSQQDEFETVNSPGWPRSPSTQTPGENLARLYEMSDSPERRAWLDKLLAFMDDNKTPITACPTISKNPLDLYALYLHVRERGGFVEVTKNKQWKDVAAVMGIGASSSGSYTLRKHYMKHILAYECKFDRGGVDPQPIINQIETAAKKKTTKTISVPSPGSSNSQDSFPPAGSNSSSLDGFTNGPHVTGAPGVPGPYPQYPPSSEYGSHLPQRQPTQATAGYQGYQGGQYHGYQGMQTGYTQPGYPNSGYPPDGRGYPPPGPPNHQGSYQGSYQQPGGYQRPAYTQGQPAFQQDQYPGMGTSGSSYGNSQLAKQLLNPPRSAAPIYQGYQGGSMYPPQKSGSAPSPGPPGPAGPPANYTTPRRHPDFEKTQPPGWRANSQYPGFAGQSQAGPPQQPWSRPNDSTPPGAPTAQWSQPRFPGAQPQFPTAVSGRGWSGGSFTQNVGPRVQGPGAKQNYLVPPGSSFKCGGLYGYAGKHQFPLDSVEAVLPVLARRKRMTRTDLPTCDPWRLLMSLRCGLAAEVTWALDVLNILLFDDQTVVYFGLHHMPGLLEALIEHLRRGLINMFDICSELELGRDDEATGANKRVKAEQHDQSDRPWYLRPPPSPTLDLDLGRLEDDDPANKEEVLRGTEDFTLITKTGKSVKFVRRDGELFLREGVREWDKWEGFSSGVDTWSVGGGECTAHIICTMQSAVPPLAFTRLLPGKDGKVDLDLLLPRIKEEVKEEVKEEKMDLQEEGPVKKVKVREEAVEQDQEQDQEDKEKMEVVRVKEEPEDQPPEEMETEEEEASTTTNSTPKPPPPPPPLTKKDRVADLLAEMKEKRVVKMEDLAREKCDNSKDNKATFGSRVNRVNNSGKSKLDEIFKRFSKEPQESHAGDNKKAAKETSSSNGGTAAKKDSEPLSAQSQPPSQQQPQPEQDSSSSNNNNNSSNNNNNSTTNNNSSSSSSSSIGGTAAVVKQEQVNSEPSLGEKRPEEQPVSVLAKRSAPKERLERRESGSSRRDSGCFKRPHEDLEEESWSPDEASLSTTTEGQDWLARRVICVGTVIRNLSFIPGNEDIMSKSASLLALLGKTILLHHDHPRRTPSTAHYDRDEEADLSDWCSSLAPDTHWWWPYLHHVHENTLVTLANMAGNLDLSVYPEEISRPLLNGLLHWATCPASYGQDPFLAGGTSPQSSLSPQRLALEALVKLCVLDQNTDLVLATPPFTRLDNLCGQLTRFMCRGEDQVLREFSINLLHYFSAADSGVARVIAMQNGCVSLLVAFIEEAEAAAMNVANVQGVSALKENPELMGTSLDMVRRSANTLVHLSRVPANARVISGTENRLLTLVMSQILDTYVASQLSQVLFNVAHLQGEVSDASPSPSPPSSPTSAQVSDASSTATLPPLPLPLPIPMSALPAVSLPVPPPIAAPVATPAPAPAAAATPASAPATTSPAPTTGLTTATTTTTPTSIPALTSTSAPTTTTTTTTTTPTPATAPDAPTDPKSPAADAPSNSSPASTPAATPVPATNPVPSSPTPAQAPAPTPASAPVVNHDSATPAESEKSSNASGSPGPEPTTTTTTTTTTTTTQSPSSPTTTTTSTTNTTTHSTLSSTTTTTIATTTTATTTTTTTTTTPSLPTASLSLGKHSSLSPSPNPAPSLHLTSQMAPLPVKAPSAPPTQTTNSESTSKCESLAAAATVEPPAANSSS